The Aminipila terrae nucleotide sequence CTGATCCTGATTTACTTCCAGTTTTGCTTCAGGAAGAGTGGATTTGCCGCTTAAGGAATCGTATGCCTGAACTTCCTATGGAAAAAAAGGAAAGATATCAAAAACAACTGGGACTTTCTGAAGATATAGCAAAGACAATTATTGCCGTAAAGCAAATTGCAGAGCTGTTTGAATCCGCTGCAGCAAAGTCTGGGGAGGCAAAGCTTGCTGCTAACTTTATTGTAGGTGATGTACTAAGACTTCTAAAGGAAAGAGGGGTTGAACCTGAAAATATTTCCATAGATCCTAAGAAACTGGCAGCAGTAATCACTATGACTGAAGAGGGAAAAATTAACAGGAATGTTGCAAAACAAGTAATTGAAGAAGTTTTTGATCATAACACTGACCCGGTACAATACGTAAGAGAAAAAGGATTATTAGCCATTGAAAATCTGGAAATGATTCAAAAGGCCGTTGATGAAGCTATCTCAGAAAATCCTAAATCCATTGAAGATTATAAGTCAGGAAAACAAAAAGCGTTTGGCTTTTTAGTTGGGCAGGCTATGAGGAAGCTTTCTGGAAAGGCAAGCCCTCAGACTATTAATAAACTTGTCCAGGAAAAGTTGCAGAAGATACAATACGTTGCAATAGAGGAACAGGAAAAAAGGAAGAGGCAAAAAAAGCAGCTGAAGCTAAGAAATATGATGTTAAAGAATGGAATATTGCAATTGATGATAGTGAATCGGACGGATGTTACAGAACGGTAAACTGTAACCAGCTGAATGTTTCTAATGTTCATATGGAAGTTAAACTGGCAGGATGGGTAAGAAACATCAGAAATCATGGTGGCATTGCTTTTATAGACTTGCGAGATCATTATGGCGTTACACAAATTGTGGTTACGGAGAGTATGGTAGACAGACTGAATAAGGAAACGGTTATTTCTGTAACAGGTACGGTTTTAAAGAGAGATGAGGATACAGTAAATCCTAAGATTGATACTGGCGAAGTGGAAGTAAAAGCTTCTTCCATAAGAATTCTGGGTGCAGCACAGAACAATCTGCCTTTTGAAATTGATAATTCAGTGGATACGAGGGAAGATGTAAGGCTTAAGTATAGATTCCTCGACCTGAGAAATCCTAAAGTTCATGATAAAATGATATTGCGGTCACAGGTTATAAAGTATCTGCGAAATCAAATGGAAGAGCTGGGTTTTATGGAGATACAGACACCTATACTGGGAAATTCTTCACCAGAAGGAGCCAGGGACTATCTGGTACCCAGCAGAAAGCACAGAGGAACATTTTATGCATTACCTCAGGCACCTCAGCAGTTTAAACAGATGCTGATGGCGTCTGGGTTTGATAAATACTTTCAGATTGCTCCATGCTTCAGGGATGAAGATGCCAGAGCAGACCGTTCTCCGGGAGAATTTTATCAATTAGATTTTGAAATGGCCTTTGCCAACCAGGAGGATGTATTTGAAGTAGCCGAGAAGGTGCTTTACGCTACATTTAAACAATTTTCTGATTTGGAAGTGTCAAAACCCCCTTTCAGAAAGATTACCTTTGAAGAATCGATGTTGAAATACGGAAATGATAAACCAGATCTTAGAAATCCATTGATTATCACGGATTTGAGCGATTTTTTCAGGAATGTTGACTTTGCACCTTTTAAAGGGAAAACCGTAAGAGCAATCAGGGTTCCGGGAAAAGCCAGGATGCCGAAATCTTTTTTTGAGAAAATGGAGATTTATGCAAGGAGCATTGGCATGAAAGGACTGGGTTATATTACTGTGAATGAAGACATGTCCTACAAGGGACCAATAGACAAGTTCTTTACAGATGAACAGAGAATGATTCTGGCTGAAAGAGAAAAACTTCAGCCCGAAGATATCTTATATTTCATCAGTGATGAAAAAAGTGTAGTAGCCAGATATGCTGGATTAATCAGAACAGAAGTTGCAAGTCGTCTGAATCTGATTGATAAGGAAAAGTTTGAATTTTGCTATATCATAGATTTTCCTATGTATGAATTTAACGAAGAGCTGGGTAAGATAGACTTCACCCATAATCCATTTTCAATGCCTCAGGGAGAAATGAAAGCTCTGGTGGAAATGAATCCTCTGGATATTAAGGCATATCAGTATGATATTGTAGTAAATGGAGTTGAACTTTCCTCTGGAGCTGTCAGAAATCACAGACCTGATATAATGGTTAAGGCTTTTGAGATTGCAGGATATACGGAAGAAGATGTGAAAAGTAAATTTGGAGCATTGTATAAGGCATTTCAGTATGGGGCACCACCGCATGCAGGAATGGCTCCTGGTGTTGACAGAATGATTATGCTGCTTTCTCAGGAAGAAAGTATCAGGGAAGTTATACCATTTCCACTTGCTGCAAATGGACAGGATATGCTGTTTAATTCTCCAGGTTCGGTAGAAGAAACACAGCTGAGAGAAGTTCATATTAAATTAAGATAAAAAATAAAGTCGAGGATTTCAAGACACGGACTGTGAATTGAATGTTCTCGACTTTTTTTATAAACTCAATTTATAATTATAACAATTCTGCCCGGAGATCTTCAATAGACTGTGCAGACAAGTAAGCAGGAGGAATTTCTAAAACAGTTTTTGCACCATATATGCCTTCTGAAGAAAGCCTGTAAGCAGCTCTGGCATAGCATATTAAAACATTAGAAGTAAATTCCGGATTAGAATCAAGATTTAAAGAAAATTCAAATACATGATTATTTTCCTGGTTTATGCCTGTTTTTCCACTTCTTTGAACAAAACCTCCATGTGGCATGGCGTGATGATTTTTATTAATTCTTCATCACTGATAAAATGAACAGTTGTGTTATAATCAGAAAAATAATTAGGCATATTAACTATTTCTGAATATACTTTATCCATATCTGCATCTGGCTTAAGTGAAACATAGCATTCTCTGGTGTGCATTTCTCTTGCAGTATAAACGGGATGAGTCCCTTTTCTCACCTCATTGACTGCAGATTCCACGGGAATTGTATATTGTATGGCATTGGAAACCCCTTCTATACGTCTTAGTGCATCTGAATGCCCCTGACTGACTCCTTTTCCCCAGAATGTATAACTGTTGCCTTCAGGTAATATGGATTCCGCCAAAAGCCTGTTGATAGAGAATAATCCGGGATCCCAGCCAGCGGAAAGAACAGCAGCATGGTTAGTCAGCAGTGCAGAAGTGTTTACTGATTTAAAATGCTCGGAAATTTTTGCATGGGTGTCAAAACTGTCAACAATATTAAAATGTGAAGCAAATGCGGGACTCTGACTGATCAAATCCGTAGAACTGCCGCCGCAAAGTACCATAACATCAATTTCTTTTTTGTGATTTAATGCCTCTTTTACATTATATACTTTAGCCCCGTTGGTAAGAGGTTGAACGGCAGATGGATTACGGCGGGTAAAGATGGCAGCCAGTTCAAAATCAGGATTCTGATTAACAGCCAATTCTACGCCGCGTCCTAAATTCCCATATCCCAGAATACCTATTCTTATTTTTCCCATTCTTTTTTCTCCTATCAAATATAAATTTAATTATGTGCACAGCAATATTTCAATCTTATATTATATTAAATCTGTCATAAAGAATAGAACTTTATTTTTGATTCTCATAAAAGGAACTGCTTTGAGGAGACAAAGCAGCTTTAGTAACTGCACTATTATCATTCTATAGATATTATAATTTAAAAATTGTGCAAAGTAAACAAAAAATAATACAAAAAGCATATAAAATTGTTAATTTAAACAAAAAATCCTTTTCTAAAATAATGTAGTTTTTAGTAATATTTTTTTTAGAACCAGTATAAATTTAACCAATTTTGCACATAAATAATATAGGTCACAGATAGTCCTTTTAGGACATGAAACGAATTGCTAAAGGGGAGCAAGCAGGGATTCGGAGGACCTTATTTATGACGAACAAGGTTGAAATCTGCGGTGTAAACACAGCAAAGCTGCCAGTTTATAAAGATGCAGAAATGATGAAAATGATAGAGGCTGTCAAAGGGGAGATAAAGAGGTTAGAGAAGAATTCATTAAAGGGAATCTCAGATTAGTGCTTAGTGTAATACAGAGATTCAATAACCGGGGAGAGAACCCCGATGATCTATTTCAGGTAGGATGTATTGGATTGATTAAGGCATTAGAGAATTTTGATACTTCACATGGAGTGAAATTTTCCACTTATGCAGTGCCAATGATTATTGGAGAAATCAGAAGATATCTCAGAGATAATAATCCTATCAGAGTTTCCAGATCGCTGAGGGACACGGCGTATAAAGCATTACAGGCCAGAGAAAAGCTTTCAAGGGACCTCCAGAGAGAGCCAACTATAGCTGAAATTGCAAAGGAAACGGAAATGGAAAGAGAAGATGTAGTACTTGCGCTTGAGTCCATTCAAGAGCCTATTTCTTTATTTGAACCAGTATTTCATGATGACGGTGATGCCATTTATGTAATGGATCAGGTAAAGGATACAAAAAATACGGACACAAGGTGGATTGAAAATTTATCGCTTTCCGAAGCAATGAAAAAATTATCCCCGAGAGAGCGTCATATTCTGACCATGAGGTTTTTTGAAGGCAAAACTCAAATGGAAGTTGCAGAAGAAATTTCTATTAGTCAGGCACAAGTAAGCAGATTAGAGAAAAATGCTCTTAAGTATATGCGAAAATATGTTTAAGTGAGTATCCACAAAGCATATACAAATTATGAAAAATATAAATTTAAATTGAGCCCGGTTAGTAAACCGGGCTTTTGAATTAAATGACTTTTATTTTAGTACATTATGTAATATAATTATCAGATACGGGCTATGTATTAGTCAATAAATTTAAGAAAGGCATGGATGAAATGATTAAAAGAAACAACGGTAAAACAAAAATTGTGGCTTTACTGCTAGTATCATGTTTAACTCTATCGCTTGCAGCATGTGGTAACAAGTATGTGGTACCATATTCGAACTACGATTTATCAGAATATGTAAAACTGGGGGATTACAAGGGTATTGAGGTTACAGAAACAAAAGTCAGCGTGACTGACGATGAAGTTCAGGCAGAAATACAGAGCAGAATTAAAGCGGCCAGCAAGCAGGTTGAAAAGAAAGAAGGTACCGCTGCAAAGGGCGACAGCGTAAAGATTGTTTATGCTGGCAAGATGAATGGAAAAGCCTTTGAGGGAGGAAGCACCGGTCCGGAAGGAACTACTATAACCTTGGGCAGCAGCGGATATATCCCAGGTTTTGATGATGGTGTAATCGGCATGAAAGTCGGAGAAATGAAGACTCTGAACCTGAAATTCCCAAAGGATTATGGTAAGGAAGATTTAAATGGTAAGGATGTTGCTTTTGATGTGACTTTAGGTGCTATCATGGTTACGGAAACTCCTAAGTATGATTTGGCTTTTGTAAAAGCACATAGTAAGGAAACCACTTTAAATGGATATGAAAAAAGCGTAAAAAAGGAGCTGTATGCTAAGAAGAAGTCTTCTGCTGAAGAAGAAATGAGAAATAAGCTCTGGTCCAAAATAATGGACAATTCTAAAGTGCTAAAATATCCGGATAAAGAGATTCAGGCTTGTAAAGAAACAAATGAAAAGTATTATGAATCTTATGCAAAACAGTATGGTATGGAGTTAAAAGACTTTGTTAAGCAATATGCAGGAATGGATGATAAAGCTTACCAAGAATACCTGGAGAAGTATGCAAAGGCAATCGTATCACAGGAAATGGTGATGTATTCCATAGCAAAGAAAGAAAATATTACGGTATCCGATAAAGAATATAAAGAGAAGCTTGAAAAGTTTAAGAAGGAACAGGGCGTTACTGATGACGCTGCTTTCAAAAAACAGTATGGAAAGTCTTTTGAGGAATATGCTGGAAAAGATAATCTTATGAAGAGCTTCTTACTTGAAAAGGTCATCCAGTTTGCTTTAGATAATGCTAAAATAGTACCTGCAGATAAAGTTGCAGAGAAAAAGGCTTAAATTTAACAGTTTAGAAGGATAATTTAATAACTAACTGTAAAAAGATATCATCAAAATGCTATGGAATAATTCCATAGCATTTTTCATATATTGTAAAAGTACAGGCCTGGTGGTCTTAAATTACATGTATGAAGGGGGAAATAAAAGTGACAAGTACTGAAGATATTAAGAATAAAGAAGTAATAAACATCTTTGATGGCAGGAGTATGGGCTACGTAAGCGATATAGAAATAAACCTGGAAGAAGGGACTATTGAGGGCATTATTATTCCTTCACCAAAGAACTTTTTTAATATATTCGGCAGGAGTGAAGATGATTATGTAATCAAATGGGAAAACATTAAAACCATAGGTGATGATGTAATCTTAGTTAATATTGAAACTTTTATTGAATAATTGTATGAAATTACAGTCTCATGCAATAATTTCTTTTCAAAATACACAATATATAGTAAAATATACAATATGGCTATGTTGATTTGGTTGCAAGAATAATACTAGTATGAGTTTTTATATTGATGGGGGTGACATGATGAGATGTCCATTTTGCGAAAATCCAGATACAAAAGTTATTGACTCACGACCTACAGAAGAAGGACATGCTATTAGAAGAAGAAGAGAATGTGAGAATTGTAATAAGAGATTTACTACTTATGAAAAAGTTGAAGAAATGCTTCTTATGGTAGTCAAGAAAGATGGAAGAAGGGAAGCCTTTGACCGGAATAAGGTTTTGAATGGTATTATCAAGGCCTGTGAAAAAAGACCAGTGCCAATGTTGGAAATTGAAAAAGTTGTAAATGAAATTGAACGTGGCCTGAACAACCTGATGGAAAAGGAAGTTCAAAGTGAATTTATAGGGGAGCTTATCATGGAACAATTGAAGAAACTAGATGAAGTGGCTTATGTCAGATTTGCATCTGTATATAGGCAGTTTACCGATGTAAATACTTTTGTTTCAGAAATAGAAAAATTACTTGAGAACGGGAAGAGGCCTAAATAAACCAATGATAAATATAAACACTGCTAATGACAAATTTAATATTGCAATTGACGGCCCCAGTGGAGCCGGTAAAAGTACTATTGCAAAAGAAGTAGCAAGAATTCTGGCTATTGATTATATAGACACAGGTGCTATGTACAGAGCTATAGGCTACAAATTGGAACGAGAAGGAATAAATCTGTCGGATAGAGACAGACTTAAACAGATTCTTGACAGCACAGAAATTGATTTTGAAGAAGGAAATACCATTTTAGATGGAGTTGTGGTTAATGATCAAATTCGGACCCCGGAGGCTTCAAAAATGGCATCCGTCTGTTCTGCTTTGCCTGAGGTAAGGGAAAAGCTGGTGGCCCTTCAGAGAAAAATGGCACATACAAAGAGTGTTGTTATGGATGGCAGAGATATTGGAACCAATGTCCTGACTGATGCAAATTTTAAGATATTTATGACTGCTTCTGCAGAAGAGAGGGCTGAACGAAGACATAAAGAACTTATACAGAGAGGCCAGCAGATAACTTATGATCAGGTCCTCCAGGATATTATTCAAAGAGATTATAGCGACACAACAAGAAAATTAAATCCTCTCAGAAAAGCACAAGATGCTGTAGAACTTGATACTACAGGTATGAACATTTCAGAAGTTACAGAGAAAATAATTAATTTAGTAAGGTGTGGAAGATAATTTCACACCTTAAATATATATTTAAACTGGAGGTAAAAAGGTGGCAATTGTTAGACCATTTAAGGCGATAAGACCAGATAAAAAATATGCAGATAAGGTAGTATCATTACCCTATGATGTGATGAACAGAGAAGAAGCCGCTAATATGGCGGATGGAAATCCTTATAGTTTTTTACACATCTGCAGATCAGAAATTGATATGCCAGAACAGGACAACCCCTATGAGCTTTGTGTTTATGAAAGAGCAAAGGAAAATATTTCACAAAATTTGGAGGATGGTGTATTCGTTCAGGAAAGCAAACCTGTACTATATTTATATAAACAGGTTATGGATGGCAGAGCACAGGTGGGAATTGTAGGATGTGTTGCTGTAGATGATTATATTAATAATGTTATAAAGAAACATGAATTTACAAGAGTAGAAAAAGAAATCGACAGGATTAATCATTTTGATATTTGTAATGCAAATACAGAACCTGTTTTTCTCACTTACAGAGACAATAAAAAGGTGAGAAGCATTGTAGAAGGATGGATTTCAAACCATGATTCTCTTTATGACATTAAGACTTCTGATGGGATAGAACATGTACTTTGGACTGTGGATGATGATAAAACTATTCAGGCACTAACTGAAATCTTTGGAGAGATTCCTGCATTATATATTGCAGATGGTCATCATCGAAGTGCATCCGCATGTAAAGTGGGTTTAAAAAGAAGAGAGGAAAACCCAGACTATACAGGAGAGGAAGAGTTTAACTTCTTTATGGCGGTTATATTTCCAGACAATGACTTAAAAATCTTTGACTATAACAGAGTTGTAAAAGATTTGAATGGAAATACTCCGGAACAATTTATAGAAAAAGTAAAGAATGCAGGTTTTGATGTAGCTGAAAAAGGTAAGGAAGTCTATAAACCTGCCGGAAAGCATATCTTTGGCATGTATCTGGAAGAAAAGTGGTATGAAATTACTGCTAAACCAGAAATTATACCAGACCATGTGATCGATTCTCTTGATGTATCCATTCTTCAAAATAATCTGCTTGGACCTGTTCTGGGGATAGAAGATCCTAGAACGGATAAGAGAATAGATTTCGTAGGAGGCATCAGAGGTTTAAAAGAGTTAGAAAGAAGGGTAAAAACAGATATGACGGTTGCTTTTGCAGTGTACCCAGTAGAAATATCTGATTTACTTTCTGTATCTGACAATGACATGGTCATGCCGCCTAAGTCCACCTGGTTTGAACCAAAGCTGGGAAGCGGATTATTTATGCACAAGCTATAAATTTCACATCAGAATAAAATAAACACTCCTCCATTTTAGCAGATGCTTTTGGAGGAGTGCTTTTAATTAGGGCTTGAGGTAATCTCTAAGTTTACCGACAGCCTTTTTCTCTATGCGGCTCACATAGGAACGGCTGATACCCAGCTTTTTGGCAAGCTCACGCTGGGTAAGGGCTCTTCACCTGATATGCCATATCGTTTCATGACTATTAATTGTTCCCGCTTGGTTAATATGTGTGAAATTGCATTGTAAAGAGATTTTACCTGCAATTTTAAATGTATGTCATTTAAAATTGCATCTGGATCAGAACCAAGTATATCATTGAAATTAATTTCATTACCGTCCTTATCTGTACCAATAGGCTCTGTTAAGGGGATAATAAAGATAACAATATAGATTATAATAGATAACAAAAAATCGGAGAAACAAATTTAGCTTATTTAGGAGGCAGAAAAATGAATTATGTAACACATGGGTTAGGAGGCGTGGCTGCAGGGTTAGCTATGATTTCAGCTGTAAATGCAACAGATCATATTCAGCAGACTACTATTATGACAGGAGCAGTGCTTGGATCTCTCTTTCCGGACATAGACCATAGAAAAAGTTGGATAAGTCATAAGATTCCTATAGCATCAAATATAATATCAGGACTGTTTAAGCATAGAGGAGTAATACATACACCAGTATTTGTATTGGCAATCAGTGTGGTTTTAAGCATGTTGAATTGGGGGTGGCTCCATGAATTTAATAGTCAGGCGATTTATTTTATATGGGGATTTATACCTGGAATGTTTTCACATTTGATTTTAGATACTTTAAATGTACAGGGAATCATGTGGTTCTGGCCTCTATCGGCTAAGAGATTTCATATATTAAAAATCAGGACAAACAGTGCAATGGAAGCAGTGGTCTGCCTTGTGCTGGGAGCATGCCTGTATGGACAATATAGCGCATGGTTTTAACTTCAGGTTGAGTATAGGATAAAATAAAAGAAGAGGCAAACTTTGTTTTGCCTCTTCTTTTATTTTATCTTTTATTCTATTCTATTCATTCATTTAACGGACTAATTAATCCAGGTACTTTTTTATCAGTTGGATAGTTTCATTTGTACTAAGAACATCACAATATATAATATTCATTATTTTCAGTTCTGCATCATGAAGTTCCTGACTACCAGATGCGCATGCATCTTCAACACAGATTACTTTTAACCCCTCATCAGCGAGTCCTCTGACGGTTGAAGCAACGCATTGATCTGTTACGATACCTGTAACCACTACAGTTTCTATACCCATGAATCTTAAAAGCTGAAGGTAATTGGTTCCAGTAGTAACGCTGTCTGTTGTTTTGTTAACAACAATTTCATTTTTTTCAGGAGTCAATGGTTCAACCATTTGAGCAGCAAAGCTATCTGTATGAATGAGCATATTATTCCAACCTTCTGATTTCTGAACGGGAGACCGATCTTCACCATCTTCCCTTTGGCATGCAATTCTTCCGAAACTAACTGTCATATTATTTTCACGGAAAAAATCCAACAGTTTCTTGTTGTTCGGAATAACTATGTCATCTAATCTGTCATGGAAAGGAATCCATCTTTCCCATTCACCTGCTTTCTTAAAGGCAAGAGCTTCTCCAAAATCCCGCAAAACAAATTCGTTTTGAAGGTCGACAATACATAGAGCGGTCTTCTTTGGATCCAGACTGATATCTGGAAATTCTTCAGTTGTCTCATAATAAAAAGACAAATATTTTCTATCGCGTTTCATGATAGAACCTCCTCACTTTGTTTTAGTAACCAATGGTTTGATAAATGTAATAGCACGATTTATGCCAACAAAACTGAGATTCACTATGACAAATAAAAGAAAACACTAAAAAATATAATAAAATTTGACCAATTTTTAAAATAATTTTTACTTGGAATTAAAAAAGTGTAATTTACAGACTTAATACATTTATAATTGTTACCCTGTGGTAACAAAGGGATAGAAAAGTAACAAGGTACTATAAGGTATTGCTGGGATTTTGTTACCAAAAGGTAAATGAAGAAAAGAATCATAATCGTGTTGGACGAGGAAAGCCTGCATTTTTAAAAGTTTTATAGGAAAATCAGGTTGGTACACTATTTGCAGAATATTCGTATAAAGGAAGAAATCCTTAAAACTATAAAAGAAAGTGAGGATATAAAAATGTCTCAACAAATGGAAACAGCAGCTCATACCCTGGAGGATTTTGGGTACAAGCAGGAATTGAAAAGGAGTTTAAAGCCTTGGCAGATGGCTATATTTGGTCTGGTGTTTATGATTCCTATAGCACCATTCGGAATCTATGGCTTTTTAGCAGAAGCATCCAATAATATGGTACCTTTGGTTTATGCTATTGGGATGTTCGCAATGATTTTTACAGCTTTCAGTTACGGAAGGATGGCAGAGGCTTTCCCAATCGCAGGCTCCGTATATGCTTATACTTCAAGAGGAATCAATAAACATCTGGGCTTTATGACTGGATGGGCAATTTTACTGGATTATATTCTGATGCCTACTTTGATTTATGTAGTATGCGGAGCCTCTATGAATGCCATTTTTCCGGAAGTCTCTATTCTTGTATGGGCTTTCATTTTTCTCGCAATCGTTACTTTTTTTAATATTAAAGGTATTGAAGCATCTGCCAAGTTAAGTGTCGTTGCACTTGCTTTTGAAATGGTTGTTTATGTTGCCTTTGTTATTTTTGCTGTTATGGCCATACTAAAAGGAACAAATGATACACATTTTACGGTGGATCCAATTTTCAATGCAAAGAATTTTAGTCTTGCAATGGTTATGAATGGAGTATCTATCGCGGTTCTAAGCTTTTTAGGGTTTGATGCAATCAGTACACTTGCAGAAGAAACTAAGGGGGGAGGAAAAGCAGTTGGACGAGCTACCATATCTGCCCTTCTGATACTGGGAGGTCTCTTTATTTTCCTGACCTGGATTGCAGGATGTCTGTGGCCGGATTTTAAGGCATTTAATAGTATTGATACTGCCTTTTATGAAATTGCCAATCTTGCTGGAGGAAAGACTCTGTTAACTCTGTGTTCAACAGCCACAGCACTTTCCTGGGGATTTGCAGCCTTAACAGCGCAAGTTGCAGTTTCTCGTGTGCTGTTTAGCATGTCTCGTGACGGAAATTTTCCAAAAGCCTTTTCTAAAGTGCACCCCAAGTATCAAACACCTTACGTGGCCACTTGGTTTATTGCAGGGGTTTCCCTTATAATGTGTGTTCTATTTCAAAGTAAAATCAACGAGCTTACGATACTGGTTAATTTTGGTGCATTAACCTCCTTCTTTATTCTTAACCTGGCCGTAATCTATTACTATAAAATCAGAATAAAAGCAGAAGGAATCTTTAAATATGTTATTACGCCGTTGATTGGAGCTGTTATAGTGGGATACGTATGGTTCAGTCTGAGTAACCAGGCTAAAGTGCTTGGATTGGTTTGGCTGGCCTGTGGGATTGTTTACTATATTATATTAATTAAAATTTTTAAAAAATCTGCAGAGCTTGAACTATAAATAATCTGGATTAATAAGTACATTGTGGCATTTAAATTAGATGCCACAATATTACTTTTTAGAGACTACTGGCATTTTTCGACAAAAAATGATAAAGTGATAAAAAGAACTATGTAAAGGATTTGGATTTATGAAATTACTTGACAGAAAATCCCTTGTATCACAAATAATGATTATATTCTTACTGTTTAACATTGTTGTGGTCACAGTGTTTACAGCGTATATTACAAATCAGGACAGAAGAGAAACGGTAAAGAATGTACAAGATTCCATGCAGGCAATTGCTTCTGAAAAGGCAAATACCTTATCTTTAATCATAGGCCAAATTCAACAAGAGACAGAAGGATTTGCAGACTTTGCAACAGAATATATCGGAAAAGAAACTAATA carries:
- a CDS encoding APC family permease, whose amino-acid sequence is METAAHTLEDFGYKQELKRSLKPWQMAIFGLVFMIPIAPFGIYGFLAEASNNMVPLVYAIGMFAMIFTAFSYGRMAEAFPIAGSVYAYTSRGINKHLGFMTGWAILLDYILMPTLIYVVCGASMNAIFPEVSILVWAFIFLAIVTFFNIKGIEASAKLSVVALAFEMVVYVAFVIFAVMAILKGTNDTHFTVDPIFNAKNFSLAMVMNGVSIAVLSFLGFDAISTLAEETKGGGKAVGRATISALLILGGLFIFLTWIAGCLWPDFKAFNSIDTAFYEIANLAGGKTLLTLCSTATALSWGFAALTAQVAVSRVLFSMSRDGNFPKAFSKVHPKYQTPYVATWFIAGVSLIMCVLFQSKINELTILVNFGALTSFFILNLAVIYYYKIRIKAEGIFKYVITPLIGAVIVGYVWFSLSNQAKVLGLVWLACGIVYYIILIKIFKKSAELEL